In one window of Nesterenkonia sandarakina DNA:
- the murQ gene encoding N-acetylmuramic acid 6-phosphate etherase, with translation MSPSVESASSALPPTERRNPRSMNLDDLNTLEVLQLLNTEDRVAVDAVAAVLPELAPVVHEAARRLRRGGTVHYFGAGTSGRLGVLDASELMPTYNLEPGRVVGHIAGGPQALVEAVENAEDSVESGRADASALSSDDLAIGIASSGNTPYVAGALESARGAGAYTVLISSNPEARVAAHADQHLLLNTGPEVVTGSTRMKAGTAQKLVLNGFSTALMIELGRTWQNLMVSVVATNAKLRERTTRILCDAADLDAYEASALLERTGGDLKVGILAALGEVSVQEAIELLEEHAGSVREALRDPRSTARRP, from the coding sequence ATGAGCCCCAGTGTCGAGTCCGCATCCAGCGCCCTACCTCCGACGGAGCGGCGCAATCCGCGCAGCATGAACCTCGATGACCTCAACACTCTGGAGGTCCTGCAGCTGCTCAACACTGAGGATCGTGTGGCAGTGGACGCGGTCGCTGCGGTGCTTCCCGAGCTCGCCCCCGTGGTGCACGAGGCTGCACGCCGGCTTCGCCGTGGAGGGACGGTGCATTACTTCGGGGCAGGCACGTCGGGTCGACTCGGTGTCCTTGACGCCAGCGAACTGATGCCGACCTACAACCTCGAACCAGGCCGCGTCGTCGGTCACATCGCGGGTGGACCGCAGGCTCTCGTGGAAGCCGTCGAGAATGCGGAGGACTCCGTCGAATCTGGACGCGCCGATGCGAGCGCGCTGAGTTCCGACGACCTCGCGATCGGCATCGCCTCGAGCGGCAATACTCCATACGTGGCGGGGGCGTTGGAGTCGGCCAGGGGAGCTGGCGCGTACACCGTGCTGATCTCCAGCAACCCCGAGGCGCGAGTGGCAGCCCACGCGGACCAGCACCTTCTTCTGAACACCGGCCCGGAGGTCGTCACCGGTTCTACGCGGATGAAAGCAGGCACCGCACAGAAGCTCGTGCTCAATGGATTCTCCACCGCGTTGATGATCGAGCTGGGTCGCACCTGGCAGAACCTGATGGTCTCGGTGGTTGCGACCAACGCAAAACTCCGTGAGCGGACGACCCGCATCCTGTGTGACGCCGCCGATCTCGATGCATACGAGGCCAGTGCATTGCTTGAAAGAACCGGAGGGGACCTGAAGGTGGGTATCCTCGCCGCACTGGGGGAGGTTTCCGTCCAGGAGGCCATCGAACTGCTGGAGGAGCATGCAGGTTCCGTGCGCGAAGCGCTCCGAGACCCGAGATCCACGGCGCGTCGTCCATGA
- a CDS encoding sodium:solute symporter family transporter: MQTIDLLVIVAYLAATAWLGIRLSGRQTGLKDYFLGGRNLPWWAVCLSVVATETSALTVIGIPVMSYLGDISYLQLGLGYILGRVVVAFFMLPRYYDGEMVTAYAYLGKRFGQSTQTTAGVTFLITRLLADGIRVLAAAIPLKIILDGIGINANYFTIIVVLAVVTILYTFIGGIKAVVWVDVAQMFLYVGGGILSIIVITSATGGGWFTEAAEAGKLSMFIFEGNPISTSGSFIASLLGGAVFAMASHGSDQLVVQRLLACRTKAEAQKAIIVSGVIVLFQFAVFLLVGLALWGYYDQATPDSLGLTRDDEIFPMFIVEGLPPGVTGLLLAGILAAAMSTLSSSLSALSSSTVTDVYARLKKTPLTDEQGLRAGRWATIGWGLAFIAPAMVFRSDEGNIVVLALGVAGITYGGLLGAFMFGIINKRARAADANIAFVFAVAVNAFFFVMEKYVVGEVWVAWQWYPLMGVLVTFAVGGLLSLRHSTPAAPVQLTEMQR; this comes from the coding sequence GTGCAGACCATAGACCTTCTGGTCATAGTGGCGTATCTCGCCGCCACCGCCTGGCTGGGTATCAGACTGAGCGGTCGGCAGACCGGGCTCAAGGACTATTTCCTCGGCGGCCGCAACCTGCCCTGGTGGGCGGTGTGCCTGTCTGTCGTCGCGACCGAGACTAGTGCTCTCACCGTGATCGGCATCCCCGTGATGAGCTACCTGGGGGACATCTCGTACCTCCAGCTGGGACTCGGCTACATCCTGGGACGCGTGGTGGTGGCCTTCTTCATGCTGCCACGCTATTACGACGGTGAAATGGTCACCGCCTACGCGTACCTCGGTAAGCGTTTCGGGCAGAGCACACAGACCACGGCAGGTGTGACGTTTCTGATCACGCGGCTGCTGGCCGACGGCATACGTGTGCTGGCCGCCGCGATTCCCTTGAAAATCATCCTTGACGGAATCGGCATCAACGCGAACTACTTCACGATCATCGTGGTGCTCGCAGTGGTCACCATCCTCTACACATTCATCGGCGGCATCAAGGCAGTCGTCTGGGTCGATGTGGCCCAGATGTTTCTCTACGTCGGTGGCGGCATCCTCTCCATCATCGTGATCACATCTGCCACCGGCGGAGGCTGGTTCACGGAGGCCGCCGAAGCCGGCAAACTGAGCATGTTCATCTTCGAGGGCAACCCGATCTCCACCAGCGGGTCATTCATCGCATCGCTGCTCGGAGGCGCGGTCTTCGCCATGGCCTCCCACGGTTCCGACCAGCTTGTAGTGCAGCGGCTGCTGGCCTGCCGCACCAAGGCGGAGGCGCAGAAGGCCATCATCGTCTCCGGCGTCATCGTGCTGTTCCAGTTCGCCGTCTTCCTGCTGGTGGGGCTGGCGCTGTGGGGCTATTACGATCAGGCGACTCCGGACTCACTGGGTCTGACCCGCGACGACGAGATCTTCCCGATGTTCATCGTGGAAGGTCTGCCACCAGGTGTGACCGGATTGCTGCTCGCAGGAATCCTGGCGGCCGCCATGTCAACACTGTCCTCCTCGCTCTCGGCACTGTCCTCATCCACGGTCACAGACGTCTACGCGCGGCTGAAGAAGACCCCCCTCACCGACGAGCAGGGGCTCCGCGCCGGCCGCTGGGCGACCATCGGCTGGGGACTCGCCTTCATCGCTCCGGCGATGGTGTTCCGCTCCGATGAAGGCAACATCGTCGTCCTCGCCCTGGGGGTCGCCGGAATCACCTACGGCGGACTGTTGGGAGCCTTCATGTTCGGCATCATCAACAAGCGGGCCCGCGCGGCGGATGCGAATATCGCTTTCGTGTTCGCAGTCGCCGTCAACGCATTCTTCTTCGTGATGGAGAAGTACGTGGTGGGAGAAGTCTGGGTGGCGTGGCAGTGGTACCCGCTGATGGGTGTCCTGGTGACGTTCGCGGTCGGCGGTCTGCTCTCCCTGCGTCACTCCACTCCCGCGGCGCCCGTGCAGCTCACGGAGATGCAACGATGA
- a CDS encoding anhydro-N-acetylmuramic acid kinase, with translation MIVAGLMTGTSADALDVALVEFRLEGSVDEPHLEMELRSFHEVAFDSDLALDILRLLEPEPVPLALVSSVDRRLGQLSAEAVAAICQKTGLDCDLIVSHGQTIRHDVRDGAVESTLQLGQPAWIAERLGVPVLSDIRSRDVAAGGQGAPLAGMLDHLMLVGGEQPRAMLNLGGIANVTIVSPRGETIAFDTGPANALIDVMARRITGDPRSFDREGAMAAQGHVDEALLADLLADPYYARPAPKSTGKELFHGPYLDRHLTRHPGLDPYDIIATLTRLTARTVAQACMPMGVGEVAASGGGTRNPTLMSELRDELGAGVPVTTTDEALGLPSEAKEGCLVALLGWLSWHGLPATLPSVTGATHGTLAGRFTPGAKPLRLPEPLRTGPVRLRVAS, from the coding sequence ATGATCGTGGCAGGACTGATGACTGGGACATCCGCCGATGCCCTTGACGTCGCGCTGGTGGAATTTCGTCTCGAGGGATCGGTCGATGAGCCTCACCTGGAGATGGAGCTGCGTAGCTTCCACGAGGTCGCCTTCGACTCGGATCTGGCTCTGGATATCCTGCGCCTATTGGAGCCCGAGCCCGTGCCCCTGGCGTTGGTGAGCAGCGTGGACAGAAGACTGGGTCAGCTCAGTGCGGAGGCAGTTGCCGCCATATGCCAGAAGACGGGGCTCGACTGTGACCTGATCGTCTCGCACGGGCAGACCATCCGGCACGACGTGCGCGACGGCGCAGTCGAGTCCACGCTCCAGCTGGGGCAGCCGGCGTGGATCGCTGAAAGGCTGGGAGTGCCTGTGCTCTCGGACATCCGGTCGCGAGACGTGGCCGCCGGAGGGCAGGGCGCACCGCTTGCAGGGATGCTGGACCATCTGATGCTGGTCGGCGGGGAACAGCCGCGCGCGATGCTGAACCTCGGCGGCATCGCCAACGTCACGATCGTCTCACCGCGCGGTGAGACGATCGCCTTCGACACCGGCCCGGCGAACGCTCTGATCGACGTGATGGCGCGCAGAATCACCGGAGACCCCAGGTCCTTCGATCGGGAGGGTGCGATGGCTGCCCAAGGACATGTCGACGAGGCGCTCTTGGCAGACCTGTTGGCAGATCCCTACTACGCCCGCCCCGCTCCCAAATCCACCGGCAAGGAGCTGTTCCACGGCCCGTACCTGGACCGTCACCTGACGCGTCATCCCGGACTGGACCCCTACGACATCATCGCCACGCTGACCCGTCTCACCGCCCGCACGGTCGCCCAGGCCTGCATGCCTATGGGAGTGGGTGAGGTTGCCGCCTCCGGTGGTGGAACGAGAAACCCCACCCTGATGTCGGAGCTGCGCGACGAGCTGGGCGCAGGGGTTCCGGTCACGACAACTGACGAGGCGCTCGGCCTGCCCTCGGAGGCGAAGGAGGGGTGCCTCGTGGCCCTGCTGGGCTGGCTCAGCTGGCACGGCCTGCCCGCGACCCTGCCGAGTGTCACCGGAGCAACTCACGGCACACTCGCCGGTCGGTTCACACCAGGAGCGAAGCCGCTCCGACTGCCAGAACCGCTCCGTACCGGACCAGTACGGCTCCGTGTGGCGAGCTGA
- a CDS encoding UTRA domain-containing protein — translation MTKYHNVRDQLLDRLDQMSAGDPFPPERDLSQELGVSRMTLRRAIDELVARGAVRRRHGAGVFALGPKLDQPLLASSFSEDMRARGMRPGARILAFDVLAAGARFGRRLNMDPLAEITRVTRLRLADDEPIAVEELNVPRDLMPDLVAADLEDHSFYDLLRERLGISVRRSVQTIEPTVLDSDEARDLHVPLHSPALMFERTSWGPEGQPIEFVRSLYRGDRYKIRTELTVPTITAEETS, via the coding sequence GTGACCAAGTACCACAATGTGCGCGATCAGCTCCTGGATCGCCTTGACCAGATGTCCGCGGGGGACCCATTTCCTCCCGAGCGAGATCTGTCCCAGGAGCTCGGGGTCTCTCGGATGACTCTTCGGCGTGCGATCGATGAGCTTGTGGCACGAGGAGCCGTGCGCCGACGCCACGGAGCCGGAGTGTTCGCGCTTGGACCGAAGTTAGACCAGCCCCTGCTCGCCAGTTCCTTCTCTGAGGACATGCGTGCCCGCGGAATGCGTCCAGGTGCTCGGATCCTGGCCTTCGACGTGCTGGCTGCCGGTGCGCGGTTCGGTCGACGACTCAACATGGATCCTCTGGCTGAGATCACCCGGGTTACGCGCCTCAGGCTCGCTGATGACGAGCCCATCGCGGTGGAGGAGCTCAACGTTCCACGAGACCTGATGCCTGACCTGGTCGCAGCGGATCTCGAGGATCATTCCTTCTACGACCTGCTTCGCGAGCGACTCGGCATCAGCGTGCGGCGCAGCGTGCAGACCATCGAACCCACCGTGCTCGACAGCGATGAGGCAAGAGATCTGCATGTTCCTCTGCACTCCCCGGCACTGATGTTCGAGCGCACATCGTGGGGTCCCGAGGGACAGCCCATCGAGTTCGTCCGTTCCCTTTATCGCGGGGACCGCTACAAGATCCGGACCGAACTGACGGTGCCGACAATCACTGCTGAGGAGACCTCATGA
- a CDS encoding N-acetylglucosamine-6-phosphate deacetylase, protein MDHVLFAESALTPDGVLGPYWLRIAAGRIAEAGHGRPPQLPDEYVKDAVIAPGFVDVHAHGGGGAAFTDGAVSGRSALLAHRLMGTTTMLASLVSAPVSVILEQAAELSSLVDSGELAGVHLEGPWLSPDHRGAHEAEVLSAPTFDAVSALLEHPARNLIRYVTLAPERNGALEAIQRMRSAGSTLGIGHTGASCAQTREAIAAGASAATHLFNAMKGLHHRDPGAALALLEDPTAFLELISDGVHLDAEMIRFVWDSATRNGGPQRPVLVSDAMPGAAAPDGRYRLGAVDVEVLGGVARRVTSDGSLGAIAGSTLTLSAAVRESILRAGIDPAQALMAATANPASMIGLEDVGRLLPGGRADLVLLDPEWQVRRVMYRGRWLDQRSSGASQTDGPAD, encoded by the coding sequence ATGGATCACGTTCTCTTCGCTGAATCTGCTCTGACTCCCGACGGAGTGCTCGGCCCCTATTGGCTTCGTATTGCGGCCGGGAGAATTGCGGAGGCTGGGCACGGCAGACCGCCGCAGCTTCCTGACGAATACGTCAAGGACGCGGTGATCGCCCCTGGCTTCGTCGATGTGCACGCCCACGGTGGCGGTGGCGCTGCCTTTACAGATGGTGCCGTTTCCGGGCGGAGTGCGTTGCTTGCTCATCGTCTTATGGGAACGACCACCATGTTGGCTTCTCTGGTAAGTGCTCCCGTGTCCGTGATCCTCGAGCAGGCCGCAGAGCTGAGTTCCCTGGTGGACTCCGGCGAGCTCGCAGGGGTCCATCTAGAGGGTCCGTGGTTGAGTCCGGATCACCGCGGGGCCCATGAGGCCGAGGTGCTCAGTGCTCCGACCTTCGACGCAGTTTCTGCTCTGCTCGAACACCCTGCGAGAAATCTGATCAGATACGTGACACTCGCACCCGAGCGTAACGGAGCGCTGGAAGCGATCCAACGGATGCGCTCCGCCGGGTCGACCCTGGGCATCGGTCACACTGGGGCCAGCTGCGCTCAGACCCGGGAAGCGATCGCCGCCGGGGCCAGCGCGGCCACGCACCTGTTCAATGCCATGAAGGGCCTGCACCACCGGGACCCAGGCGCGGCTCTGGCACTGCTGGAGGACCCCACGGCCTTCCTGGAACTGATCAGCGACGGGGTACATCTCGACGCCGAGATGATCCGCTTCGTCTGGGACTCCGCAACACGCAACGGCGGACCCCAGCGTCCGGTGCTGGTCTCAGACGCCATGCCCGGGGCTGCCGCTCCGGACGGTCGCTACAGACTTGGAGCGGTAGATGTCGAGGTTCTGGGAGGCGTGGCCAGACGCGTGACCTCAGACGGCAGCCTCGGTGCGATAGCGGGTTCAACGCTGACCCTCTCCGCTGCCGTGCGGGAGAGCATACTTCGCGCCGGCATTGATCCGGCGCAGGCTCTCATGGCCGCGACCGCGAACCCTGCGTCCATGATCGGGCTTGAGGACGTCGGCAGGCTGCTCCCCGGTGGCCGTGCCGACCTGGTGCTGCTGGACCCGGAATGGCAGGTCCGCCGGGTGATGTACCGCGGCCGCTGGCTGGATCAGCGGTCCTCGGGTGCCTCACAGACCGATGGTCCGGCAGACTGA
- the pheT gene encoding phenylalanine--tRNA ligase subunit beta — protein sequence MRIPLSWIREYTQFPESGSAEDLMAELVKVGLEEEDVHRPTDSLSGPIVVGEVLEKIPEPQSNGKTINWCQVRVVPEGAAQTLTHEGIDPSGVQGVVCGAHNFEVGDKVVVTLPGAVLPGDFRIAARKTYGHVSAGMIASVRELGIGEDHDGILVLSRLGLDPEPGTDAMELLGLYDSAAEINVTPDRGYAFSIRGIAREYSHATSTPCTDPAAQISTTKDDDAARPGHAVSLNDDAPIYGVQGCTRFVTHTVTGINPAAPTPPWMASRLRLAGMRSINIAVDVSNYVMLELGQPNHCYDAAKLDGGIEVRRAAAGEKLTTLDEKVRTLNPEDLVIADQSGPIGIAGVMGGARTEVDASTSSIVVEAAHFDPISISRSKRRHKLPSEASKRFERGVDPLLPPLAAQRVVDLLVQLAGGTDSREITDAGAPVLPQPIRLESTLPEQLTGVAYTPEQIRYTLEAIGAELGQDGEHLLVTPPSWRPDLTIPAALVEEIARLVGYDQIPSRLPVPPAGRGLTPSQQRRRGVYAGMAAAGFTEVLSYPFYSQAANTRFGQAEDDGKPMPMLRLANPIASQYPALRTTVLPGLLEALRRNVSRGFTDVALFEAGTVFHPKSQLGSASIPDLGAYPGEEVLAGLDAGIPDQPLHIAAALSGAEAAELPGVPGRRRDWADAVDAAQKVADLLRVRLEVVQGRHQAFHPGRTAELRFNGVRVGHAGELHPKVIEELDLPARTSVMELDLSALIDGSPEQISAEPISTFPPTTQDVSLIVAEQLPTGELQASLIEGAGELLESIELFDVYSGEHIEAGHKSLAFALRFRAADRTLTAEEASEARAGAVALAQQRHGAVQR from the coding sequence ATGCGCATTCCGCTTTCTTGGATTCGTGAATACACCCAGTTCCCCGAATCGGGCAGCGCTGAGGACCTGATGGCCGAACTGGTCAAGGTCGGTCTCGAAGAGGAGGACGTGCACCGTCCCACCGATTCGCTCAGCGGCCCGATCGTCGTCGGCGAGGTGCTGGAGAAGATCCCCGAGCCCCAGTCCAACGGCAAGACCATCAACTGGTGCCAGGTCCGGGTGGTGCCCGAGGGCGCCGCGCAGACCCTGACCCACGAGGGCATCGACCCCTCGGGAGTCCAGGGCGTGGTCTGCGGCGCGCACAACTTCGAGGTCGGCGACAAGGTCGTGGTCACCCTCCCCGGTGCGGTGCTCCCCGGAGACTTCCGGATCGCCGCGCGCAAGACCTACGGCCACGTCTCCGCGGGCATGATCGCCTCGGTGCGCGAGCTCGGCATCGGCGAGGACCACGACGGGATCCTGGTGCTCTCGCGGCTGGGACTTGACCCGGAGCCGGGCACCGACGCCATGGAGCTGCTGGGCCTCTATGACTCCGCCGCGGAGATCAACGTGACCCCCGACCGCGGCTACGCCTTCTCCATCCGCGGGATCGCCCGGGAGTACTCCCACGCCACCTCCACCCCGTGCACCGACCCGGCAGCCCAGATCAGCACCACCAAGGACGACGACGCCGCCCGGCCCGGTCACGCGGTCAGCCTCAACGATGACGCCCCCATCTACGGGGTGCAGGGCTGCACCCGGTTCGTCACGCACACGGTCACCGGGATCAACCCGGCCGCGCCCACCCCGCCCTGGATGGCCTCCCGGCTGCGCCTGGCCGGGATGCGCTCGATCAACATCGCCGTCGACGTCTCCAACTACGTGATGCTCGAACTGGGTCAGCCCAACCACTGCTACGACGCGGCCAAGCTCGACGGCGGCATCGAGGTCCGCCGTGCCGCGGCGGGTGAAAAGCTCACCACCTTGGATGAGAAGGTCCGCACGCTGAACCCGGAGGACCTGGTGATCGCGGATCAGTCCGGTCCGATCGGGATCGCCGGGGTCATGGGCGGGGCGCGCACCGAGGTGGACGCCAGCACCTCGAGCATCGTCGTGGAGGCCGCGCACTTCGATCCGATCAGCATCAGCCGCAGCAAGCGTCGGCACAAGCTGCCCTCGGAGGCCTCCAAGCGCTTCGAGCGCGGCGTCGACCCGCTGCTGCCCCCGCTCGCCGCGCAGCGCGTGGTGGACCTGTTAGTCCAGCTGGCCGGGGGCACCGACTCTCGCGAGATCACCGACGCCGGAGCACCGGTGCTCCCGCAGCCGATCCGGCTGGAGTCCACGCTTCCGGAGCAGCTCACCGGGGTGGCCTACACCCCGGAGCAGATCCGCTACACACTGGAAGCCATCGGCGCCGAGCTGGGTCAGGACGGGGAGCACCTGCTGGTGACCCCGCCGAGCTGGCGCCCGGACCTCACCATCCCCGCCGCCCTGGTGGAGGAGATCGCCCGGCTCGTCGGCTATGACCAGATCCCTTCCAGGCTTCCGGTGCCGCCGGCCGGCCGCGGACTCACCCCCTCCCAGCAGCGCCGCCGCGGCGTCTACGCCGGCATGGCCGCGGCGGGCTTCACCGAGGTGCTCAGCTACCCGTTCTACTCCCAGGCCGCCAACACCCGGTTCGGGCAGGCCGAGGATGATGGGAAGCCGATGCCGATGCTGCGTCTGGCCAACCCGATCGCGAGCCAGTACCCGGCGCTGCGCACCACCGTGCTCCCGGGGCTGCTGGAGGCGCTGCGCCGCAACGTCTCCCGCGGCTTCACCGATGTGGCACTCTTCGAGGCCGGCACGGTCTTCCACCCGAAGTCCCAGCTGGGTTCGGCGAGCATCCCGGACCTCGGGGCCTACCCCGGGGAAGAGGTGCTGGCAGGGCTCGACGCCGGCATCCCCGATCAGCCGCTGCATATCGCGGCCGCGCTCAGCGGCGCCGAGGCGGCCGAGCTGCCCGGTGTCCCCGGGCGCCGTCGTGACTGGGCCGATGCGGTGGACGCCGCGCAGAAGGTCGCTGACCTGCTGCGCGTGCGCCTCGAGGTGGTCCAGGGCCGGCACCAGGCCTTCCACCCCGGGCGCACCGCCGAGCTGCGGTTCAACGGAGTGAGGGTCGGTCACGCCGGCGAGCTGCACCCCAAGGTCATCGAAGAACTCGACCTGCCCGCCCGCACCTCGGTGATGGAGCTGGATCTCTCCGCGCTCATCGACGGGTCCCCGGAGCAGATCAGCGCCGAGCCGATCTCGACCTTCCCGCCGACCACCCAGGATGTCTCTCTGATCGTCGCCGAGCAGCTTCCGACCGGGGAGCTGCAGGCCAGCCTGATCGAAGGTGCCGGGGAGCTGTTGGAGAGCATCGAGCTCTTCGACGTGTACTCCGGTGAGCACATCGAGGCCGGACACAAGTCGCTGGCCTTCGCGCTGCGCTTCCGAGCCGCGGACCGCACGCTCACCGCCGAGGAGGCCTCCGAGGCCCGCGCCGGCGCCGTCGCCCTGGCCCAGCAGCGCCACGGGGCTGTGCAGCGGTAA
- the pheS gene encoding phenylalanine--tRNA ligase subunit alpha: MSTPETPHPLDEAAIENAVQQAVDAFAAAGDLEELKTARLAHTGDKAPLVLANRAIGSLEKTEKAAAGKLLGGARGKMQKALAARTAVLEAEHAERILVEETVDVTAAPRRRPLGARHPLSVLQERVSDVFIAMGWEIAEGPEVESEWFNFDALNIAPDHPSREMQDTFFVEPPEAHLVLRTHTSPVQIRSLLSRELPVYVLCPGKTFRTDELDATHTPVFHQFEGLAVDKGLTMADLKGTLEHFARQMFGPDAAIRLRPSYFPFTEPSAELDVWHAQAKGGPRWVEWGGCGMMNPAVLRAAGVDPEVYTGFAFGMGIERTLMFRNGVPDMRDMIEGDIRFSQHFGMEV; encoded by the coding sequence ATGTCCACGCCCGAAACACCGCATCCGCTGGATGAAGCCGCCATCGAGAATGCTGTCCAGCAGGCCGTCGACGCCTTCGCCGCCGCCGGCGATCTCGAGGAGCTCAAGACCGCCCGCCTGGCGCACACCGGAGACAAGGCGCCGCTGGTGCTGGCCAACCGTGCGATCGGGTCGTTGGAGAAGACCGAGAAGGCTGCCGCAGGCAAGCTGCTCGGCGGCGCTCGCGGGAAGATGCAGAAGGCCCTGGCCGCGCGCACCGCGGTGCTCGAGGCCGAGCACGCGGAGCGGATCCTGGTGGAGGAGACGGTGGATGTCACCGCGGCGCCCCGGCGTCGTCCGCTCGGGGCCCGGCACCCGCTCTCGGTGCTGCAGGAGCGGGTCTCCGACGTCTTCATCGCCATGGGGTGGGAGATCGCCGAGGGCCCGGAGGTGGAGTCCGAGTGGTTCAACTTCGACGCGCTGAACATCGCCCCGGACCACCCCTCCCGGGAGATGCAGGACACCTTCTTCGTGGAGCCCCCGGAGGCGCACCTGGTGCTGCGCACGCACACCTCCCCGGTGCAGATCCGCTCGCTGCTGAGCCGCGAGCTGCCGGTCTACGTGCTCTGCCCCGGCAAGACCTTCCGCACCGATGAGCTCGACGCCACCCACACCCCGGTGTTCCACCAGTTCGAGGGCCTCGCGGTGGACAAGGGCCTGACCATGGCTGACCTGAAGGGCACGCTGGAGCACTTCGCCCGGCAGATGTTCGGCCCCGACGCCGCCATCCGGCTGCGCCCGAGCTACTTCCCGTTCACCGAACCCTCCGCCGAGCTCGACGTCTGGCACGCCCAGGCCAAGGGCGGCCCGCGCTGGGTGGAATGGGGCGGCTGCGGCATGATGAACCCCGCCGTGCTGCGCGCCGCCGGGGTGGACCCAGAGGTCTACACCGGCTTCGCCTTCGGCATGGGGATCGAGCGCACCCTGATGTTCCGCAACGGGGTCCCCGATATGCGAGACATGATCGAAGGCGACATCCGCTTCAGCCAGCACTTCGGAATGGAGGTCTGA
- a CDS encoding glycoside hydrolase family 13 protein produces MHEPETHPQQRKDESPLSFTSTAAAPRTTTAEGTDPQWWRQAAVYQIYPRSFADADGNGIGDLRGITSRVGYLQDLGVDAVWLSPFYPSALADGGYDVDDYRDVDPKIGTLEDFDTMISGLHSAGIRLIVDIVPNHTSDRHEWFREALKAPKGSPARDRYIFRDGLGEAGEQPPSDWTSIFGGPAWTRITEPDGTPGQWFLHSFAKEQPDLNWHNREVHEDFLRTLRFWSDRGVDGFRVDVAHGLSKDLPANLPSQAELDATPKDGAHPIWDRDEVHEIYREWREVFNEYNPPKIGVAEAWVDSARRPKYASAEGLGQAFNFDLLEASFEAEAFRETVAFNLELAAKSGSSSTWVLSNHDVVRHATRYGLPAKADGEEKAGTNWLLNGGASPELQAETGLRRARAASLFELALPGSAYLYQGEELGLHEVAEIPDADRQDPTFFRSPGSSVGRDGCRVPLPWSSEGASFGFGPQDAHLPQPDWFSGHSVQAQDTAEDSTLNMYRRALALRRELQGEDTLEWIELPGAEGSSTEVLAFRRPGGWICVTNFGEQAVPLPAGEVLVSSQPLRSEVLPGETTVWLREH; encoded by the coding sequence ATGCACGAACCCGAGACCCACCCGCAACAGCGAAAGGACGAGAGTCCCTTGTCATTCACCTCCACCGCAGCAGCACCGAGAACGACTACCGCAGAGGGCACCGACCCCCAGTGGTGGCGCCAGGCCGCGGTCTACCAGATCTACCCGCGCTCCTTCGCCGACGCCGACGGCAACGGCATCGGCGACCTGCGCGGCATCACCTCGCGGGTGGGGTATCTGCAGGACCTCGGGGTCGACGCCGTCTGGCTCAGCCCCTTCTACCCCTCCGCCCTGGCCGACGGCGGCTACGACGTGGACGACTACCGCGATGTCGACCCCAAGATCGGGACGCTGGAAGACTTCGACACCATGATCTCAGGCCTGCACAGCGCCGGGATCCGGCTGATCGTGGACATCGTGCCCAATCACACCTCCGACCGGCATGAATGGTTCCGCGAGGCGCTGAAGGCCCCCAAGGGCTCCCCAGCCCGGGATCGCTACATCTTCCGTGACGGGCTGGGGGAGGCGGGCGAGCAGCCGCCGTCGGACTGGACCTCGATCTTCGGCGGACCCGCCTGGACCCGGATCACCGAACCCGACGGCACACCGGGGCAGTGGTTCCTGCACAGCTTCGCCAAGGAGCAGCCCGATCTGAACTGGCACAACCGCGAGGTCCATGAGGACTTCCTGCGCACCCTGCGGTTCTGGTCCGACCGCGGCGTGGACGGGTTCCGGGTCGACGTCGCGCACGGTCTCTCCAAGGATCTGCCGGCGAACCTGCCGAGTCAGGCCGAGCTCGACGCCACACCCAAGGACGGGGCCCACCCGATCTGGGACCGCGATGAGGTCCACGAGATCTACCGGGAATGGCGCGAGGTCTTCAACGAGTACAACCCGCCGAAGATCGGGGTGGCCGAGGCGTGGGTGGATTCAGCGCGGCGTCCGAAGTACGCCTCCGCTGAGGGCCTGGGCCAGGCGTTCAACTTCGACCTGCTCGAGGCGAGCTTCGAGGCCGAGGCGTTCCGCGAGACGGTGGCGTTCAACCTGGAGCTGGCCGCGAAGTCCGGATCCTCCAGCACCTGGGTGCTCTCGAACCACGATGTGGTGCGCCACGCCACCCGCTATGGGCTCCCGGCCAAGGCCGACGGTGAGGAGAAGGCCGGCACCAATTGGCTGCTCAACGGGGGCGCTTCCCCGGAGCTGCAGGCCGAGACCGGTCTGCGCCGAGCCCGCGCCGCCTCGCTGTTCGAGCTCGCCCTGCCCGGCAGCGCCTATCTCTACCAGGGGGAGGAGCTGGGCCTGCATGAGGTCGCGGAGATCCCCGACGCCGACCGTCAGGATCCGACGTTCTTCCGCAGCCCGGGGTCCAGCGTCGGTCGCGACGGCTGCCGGGTCCCGCTGCCCTGGTCCAGCGAGGGTGCGAGCTTCGGGTTCGGCCCACAGGACGCCCATCTGCCGCAGCCGGACTGGTTCTCCGGCCACAGCGTGCAGGCCCAGGACACGGCCGAGGATTCGACCCTGAACATGTACCGGCGTGCGCTGGCGCTGCGCCGCGAGCTCCAGGGCGAGGACACCCTGGAGTGGATCGAGCTGCCCGGAGCCGAGGGTTCCTCCACCGAGGTGTTGGCCTTCCGCCGTCCCGGAGGGTGGATCTGCGTGACCAACTTCGGGGAGCAGGCCGTCCCGCTGCCGGCAGGGGAGGTGCTGGTCAGCTCGCAGCCGCTGCGCTCTGAGGTGCTGCCGGGGGAGACCACGGTCTGGCTGCGCGAGCACTGA